One stretch of Euwallacea similis isolate ESF13 chromosome 6, ESF131.1, whole genome shotgun sequence DNA includes these proteins:
- the Ssdp gene encoding single-stranded DNA-binding protein 3 isoform X3 gives MYAKGKGSSVPSDAQAREKLALYVYEYLLHVGAQKAAQTFLSEIRWEKNITLGEPPGFLHSWWCVFWDLYCAAPERRETCEHSSEAKAFHDYGFVNSGYGVNGIAHNTGPAPSPLGQMPADGMPGGPIPPGFFPNSTLRPSPPTHPSNQPSPHSQPPPPHSNIMTSQPFMNPRYAGPRPGVRMPTIGSDFNGPPGQPLMPNNMDPTRQGDGGDFVGWQGPPAAMNRMNPPRGPSMGPLGPGAYGPGLRGPPPNSSLGPGGPMPPMTMGGPGGRPQWQPNTSTPMNYSSSSPGNYGGPPGSAGPAGPGTPIMPSPQDSSNSGGENMYTLMKPAVGGNMPGDFQMGGGPDAGGPMGPMGPNSMGPVMNGDGMDGMKNSPANGGPGTPREDSGSGMGDYNLGGFGGPGENIFL, from the exons atgtacgcTAAAGGAAAAGGATCATCAGTGCCGTCCGATGCACAAGCCAGAGAAAA GTTGGCTTTGTACGTTTATGAATATCTGCTACACGTCGGAGCACAAAAGGCAGCCCAGACCTTTCTGTCAGAG atCCGATGGGAAAAGAACATAACGTTAGGGGAACCTCCAGGATTTTTGCATTCTTGGTGGTG tgTATTTTGGGATTTATATTGTGCGGCTCCAGAGAGAAGAGAAACTTGTGAGCATTCTTCAGAAGCAAAAGCTTTCCACGATTAC ggtTTTGTAAATTCGGGATATGGAGTTAACGGAATCGCACAC AACACAGGCCCAGCACCAAGCCCTCTGGGGCAAATGCCAGCAGATGGGATGCCCGGTGGACCCATACCTCCAGGATTTTTCCCT AATTCCACGTTACGGCCGTCTCCTCCAACGCACCCATCAAATCAACCGTCACCCCATTCGCAACCTCCACCTCCGCACTCCAACATAATGACGTCGCAGCCCTTCATGAATCCAAGGTATGCGGGACCACGACCTGGAGTACGAATGCCAACAATAGGAAGTGATTTTAATGGA CCCCCTGGGCAGCCCTTGATGCCAAATAATATGGACCCCACCAGACAAG GTGATGGCGGAGATTTTGTAGGTTGGCAAG GTCCGCCAGCAGCTATGAATCGAATGAATCCTCCTCGAGGACCATCCATGGGACCCCTGGGACCAGGCGCTTATGGCCCTGGACTCAGGGGACCTCCGCCTAACAGTAGTTTAGGACCTGGTGGACCTATGCCTCCGATGACCATGGGGGGACCAGGAGGACGACCGCAATGGCAACCTAATACGTCAACT ccAATGAATTATTCTTCGTCATCGCCTGGTAATTATGGAGGACCTCCAGGATCAGCAGGACCCGCTGGTCCTGGAACACCAATAATGCCCAGTCCCCAAGACTCTAGTAATTCAGGAGGAGAGAATATGTACACATTAATGAAACCAGCAGTAGGTGGAAATATGCCTGGCGATTTCCAAATGGGAGGAGGGCCCGACGCGGGAGGTCCCATGGGACCCATGGGACCGAATTCGATGGGACCTGTCATGAACGGAGACGGAATGGATGGAATGAAAAATTCTCCAGCCAATGGTGGACCTGGTACACCCAGGGAAGATAGTGGAAGTGGCATGGGAGATTATAATCTCGGAGGGTTTGGAGGACCTGGAGAAAAC ATATTCCTGTGA
- the Ssdp gene encoding single-stranded DNA-binding protein 3 isoform X2 → MYAKGKGSSVPSDAQAREKLALYVYEYLLHVGAQKAAQTFLSEIRWEKNITLGEPPGFLHSWWCVFWDLYCAAPERRETCEHSSEAKAFHDYGFVNSGYGVNGIAHNTGPAPSPLGQMPADGMPGGPIPPGFFPNSTLRPSPPTHPSNQPSPHSQPPPPHSNIMTSQPFMNPRYAGPRPGVRMPTIGSDFNGPPGQPLMPNNMDPTRQGPPAAMNRMNPPRGPSMGPLGPGAYGPGLRGPPPNSSLGPGGPMPPMTMGGPGGRPQWQPNTSTPMNYSSSSPGNYGGPPGSAGPAGPGTPIMPSPQDSSNSGGENMYTLMKPAVGGNMPGDFQMGGGPDAGGPMGPMGPNSMGPVMNGDGMDGMKNSPANGGPGTPREDSGSGMGDYNLGGFGGPGENDQTESAAILKIKESMQEEAKRFEKDSDHPEYFMQ, encoded by the exons atgtacgcTAAAGGAAAAGGATCATCAGTGCCGTCCGATGCACAAGCCAGAGAAAA GTTGGCTTTGTACGTTTATGAATATCTGCTACACGTCGGAGCACAAAAGGCAGCCCAGACCTTTCTGTCAGAG atCCGATGGGAAAAGAACATAACGTTAGGGGAACCTCCAGGATTTTTGCATTCTTGGTGGTG tgTATTTTGGGATTTATATTGTGCGGCTCCAGAGAGAAGAGAAACTTGTGAGCATTCTTCAGAAGCAAAAGCTTTCCACGATTAC ggtTTTGTAAATTCGGGATATGGAGTTAACGGAATCGCACAC AACACAGGCCCAGCACCAAGCCCTCTGGGGCAAATGCCAGCAGATGGGATGCCCGGTGGACCCATACCTCCAGGATTTTTCCCT AATTCCACGTTACGGCCGTCTCCTCCAACGCACCCATCAAATCAACCGTCACCCCATTCGCAACCTCCACCTCCGCACTCCAACATAATGACGTCGCAGCCCTTCATGAATCCAAGGTATGCGGGACCACGACCTGGAGTACGAATGCCAACAATAGGAAGTGATTTTAATGGA CCCCCTGGGCAGCCCTTGATGCCAAATAATATGGACCCCACCAGACAAG GTCCGCCAGCAGCTATGAATCGAATGAATCCTCCTCGAGGACCATCCATGGGACCCCTGGGACCAGGCGCTTATGGCCCTGGACTCAGGGGACCTCCGCCTAACAGTAGTTTAGGACCTGGTGGACCTATGCCTCCGATGACCATGGGGGGACCAGGAGGACGACCGCAATGGCAACCTAATACGTCAACT ccAATGAATTATTCTTCGTCATCGCCTGGTAATTATGGAGGACCTCCAGGATCAGCAGGACCCGCTGGTCCTGGAACACCAATAATGCCCAGTCCCCAAGACTCTAGTAATTCAGGAGGAGAGAATATGTACACATTAATGAAACCAGCAGTAGGTGGAAATATGCCTGGCGATTTCCAAATGGGAGGAGGGCCCGACGCGGGAGGTCCCATGGGACCCATGGGACCGAATTCGATGGGACCTGTCATGAACGGAGACGGAATGGATGGAATGAAAAATTCTCCAGCCAATGGTGGACCTGGTACACCCAGGGAAGATAGTGGAAGTGGCATGGGAGATTATAATCTCGGAGGGTTTGGAGGACCTGGAGAAAAC GACCAAACGGAATCGGctgctattttgaaaataaaagagagCATGCAAGAAGAGGCCAAGAGGTTTGAGAAAGACTCGGATCATCCTGAGTATTTCATGCAATAA
- the Ssdp gene encoding single-stranded DNA-binding protein 3 isoform X1, with protein sequence MYAKGKGSSVPSDAQAREKLALYVYEYLLHVGAQKAAQTFLSEIRWEKNITLGEPPGFLHSWWCVFWDLYCAAPERRETCEHSSEAKAFHDYGFVNSGYGVNGIAHNTGPAPSPLGQMPADGMPGGPIPPGFFPNSTLRPSPPTHPSNQPSPHSQPPPPHSNIMTSQPFMNPRYAGPRPGVRMPTIGSDFNGPPGQPLMPNNMDPTRQGDGGDFVGWQGPPAAMNRMNPPRGPSMGPLGPGAYGPGLRGPPPNSSLGPGGPMPPMTMGGPGGRPQWQPNTSTPMNYSSSSPGNYGGPPGSAGPAGPGTPIMPSPQDSSNSGGENMYTLMKPAVGGNMPGDFQMGGGPDAGGPMGPMGPNSMGPVMNGDGMDGMKNSPANGGPGTPREDSGSGMGDYNLGGFGGPGENDQTESAAILKIKESMQEEAKRFEKDSDHPEYFMQ encoded by the exons atgtacgcTAAAGGAAAAGGATCATCAGTGCCGTCCGATGCACAAGCCAGAGAAAA GTTGGCTTTGTACGTTTATGAATATCTGCTACACGTCGGAGCACAAAAGGCAGCCCAGACCTTTCTGTCAGAG atCCGATGGGAAAAGAACATAACGTTAGGGGAACCTCCAGGATTTTTGCATTCTTGGTGGTG tgTATTTTGGGATTTATATTGTGCGGCTCCAGAGAGAAGAGAAACTTGTGAGCATTCTTCAGAAGCAAAAGCTTTCCACGATTAC ggtTTTGTAAATTCGGGATATGGAGTTAACGGAATCGCACAC AACACAGGCCCAGCACCAAGCCCTCTGGGGCAAATGCCAGCAGATGGGATGCCCGGTGGACCCATACCTCCAGGATTTTTCCCT AATTCCACGTTACGGCCGTCTCCTCCAACGCACCCATCAAATCAACCGTCACCCCATTCGCAACCTCCACCTCCGCACTCCAACATAATGACGTCGCAGCCCTTCATGAATCCAAGGTATGCGGGACCACGACCTGGAGTACGAATGCCAACAATAGGAAGTGATTTTAATGGA CCCCCTGGGCAGCCCTTGATGCCAAATAATATGGACCCCACCAGACAAG GTGATGGCGGAGATTTTGTAGGTTGGCAAG GTCCGCCAGCAGCTATGAATCGAATGAATCCTCCTCGAGGACCATCCATGGGACCCCTGGGACCAGGCGCTTATGGCCCTGGACTCAGGGGACCTCCGCCTAACAGTAGTTTAGGACCTGGTGGACCTATGCCTCCGATGACCATGGGGGGACCAGGAGGACGACCGCAATGGCAACCTAATACGTCAACT ccAATGAATTATTCTTCGTCATCGCCTGGTAATTATGGAGGACCTCCAGGATCAGCAGGACCCGCTGGTCCTGGAACACCAATAATGCCCAGTCCCCAAGACTCTAGTAATTCAGGAGGAGAGAATATGTACACATTAATGAAACCAGCAGTAGGTGGAAATATGCCTGGCGATTTCCAAATGGGAGGAGGGCCCGACGCGGGAGGTCCCATGGGACCCATGGGACCGAATTCGATGGGACCTGTCATGAACGGAGACGGAATGGATGGAATGAAAAATTCTCCAGCCAATGGTGGACCTGGTACACCCAGGGAAGATAGTGGAAGTGGCATGGGAGATTATAATCTCGGAGGGTTTGGAGGACCTGGAGAAAAC GACCAAACGGAATCGGctgctattttgaaaataaaagagagCATGCAAGAAGAGGCCAAGAGGTTTGAGAAAGACTCGGATCATCCTGAGTATTTCATGCAATAA
- the Alas gene encoding 5-aminolevulinate synthase, erythroid-specific, mitochondrial isoform X1 — MASKVSRLNSLASVASYTCKRGLTTNSKMPCPFLTRLSQSYVKNYAPVLLKMYGNQCPVVSRTLNHMANNNVVPEVAENSNAPSKCPFLNEVSGAIKELKQDEVTDVIQGDESKASEVFGYDQFFHQQIMKKKKEHSYRIFKKVNRLAAPGQFPKAIEYSKGEKPITVWCSNDYLGISSHPEVKNEVRIALENYGTGAGGTRNISGNSTLHESLERTLADLHEKEAALLFTSCFVANDTTLFTLAKALPGCHIFSDAGNHASMIQGIKNSGVPKHIFRHNDPQHLEELLQKVDKSVPKIVAFETVHSMTGAVCPLNEICDIAHRYGALTFVDEVHAVGLYGTHGAGIGERDQVMHKMDMISGTLGKAFGNIGGYVAGNALLVDVIRSYGAGFIFTTSLPPTVLAGARKAIEVLASDEGRLLREKHQWNVKYLREILLRTGFPVEHTPSHIIPIKIGDPVRCAAVSDALLREKGHYIQAINYPTVARGQEKLRLAPTPHHTKEMMDLLVKDLKEVWERLELPFTGMQCENECQFCQKPILFDYYESRDRCKIPNCPRIVAAA, encoded by the exons atggcATCTAAG GTGAGCAGATTAAATTCCTTGGCCAGTGTTGCTTCATACACTTGTAAACGAG GACTAACCACCAATTCGAAAATGCCCTGTCCATTTCTCACTCGTCTTAGTCAAAGCTATGTTAAAAACTATGCACCTgtgcttttgaaaatgtaTGGAAACCAATGTCCAGTTGTGTCAAGGACCTTGAACCATATGGCTAACAACAATGTAGTACCAG AGGTAGCTGAGAATTCTAATGCACCCTCTAAATGcccatttttaaatgaagtgtCTGGAGCAATTAAAGAATTGAAACAGGATGAAGTGACTGATGTCATACAAGGTGATGAGTCTAAGGCCAGTG AGGTATTTGGCTATGACCAATTTTTCCATcaacaaattatgaaaaagaaGAAGGAACATTCTTAtaggattttcaaaaaagtaaatcgTCTTGCTGCTCCTGGACAATTCCCAAAGGCTATAGAATATTCTAAGGGAGAAAAACCCATTACAGTTTGGTGTTCAAATGATTATTTAGGAATCTCTTCTCATCCTGAAGTAAAGAATGAAGTGAg GATTGCATTAGAAAATTATGGTACTGGGGCTGGGGGCACAAGGAATATTTCGGGCAACTCTACCCTCCATGAAAGTTTAGAACGAACACTGGCTGATCTACATGAAAAAGAAGCAGCTCTTCTTTTTACCTCGTGTTTTGTTGCAAATGACACCACTCTTTTCACTTTGGCCAAAGCATTGCCAGGCTGTCACATCTTTTCAGATGCTGGAAACCATGCCTCAATGATACAAGGAATTAAAAATAGCGGCGTtccaaaacatattttcagaCACAATGATCCTCAGCACCTAGAAGAGTTATTGCAGAAAGTGGACAAAAGTGTACCAAAG ATTGTCGCATTTGAAACCGTGCATTCCATGACAGGAGCTGTGTGTCctttgaatgaaatttgcGATATTGCCCATAGATATGGGGCTCTAACATTTGTAGATGAAGTACATGCAGTGGGTCTGTATGGGACTCATGGAGCTGGTATTGGAGAAAGGGATCAAGTAATGCATAAAATGGACATGATTTCTGGAACCCTTGGCAAAGCTTTTGGAAACATTGGAGGTTATGTTg CTGGCAATGCTCTTTTGGTAGACGTGATCAGAAGTTATGGAGCAGGCTTTATCTTTACAACAAGTTTGCCTCCAACTGTTTTAGCTGGTGCTAGAAAAGCCATTGAAGTTCTGGCTTCGGATGAAGGTCGACTGCTACGCGAAAAACACCAATGGAATGTAAAATATCTCAGGGAAATATTGCTTAGAACCGGATTTCCCGTGGAACACACTCCTAGCCACATTATTCCCATTAAAATTGGAGACCCCGTGAGGTGCGCTGCAGTTAGCGATGCACTTCTAAGGGAAAAAGGGCATTATATCCAAGCCATTAACTATCCTACCGTGGCCAGAGGACAAGAGAAGTTGCGCCTTGCCCCTACTCCACACCACACCAAGGAAATGATGGATTTGTTGGTTAAAGATTTAAAGGAAGTTTGGGAAAGATTGGAACTACCATTTACTGGCATGCAATGTGAAAAC GAATGTCAATTTTGCCAGAAGCCGATTTTATTTGATTACTACGAATCCAGAGATCGATGCAAAATTCCTAACTGTCCTAGGATAGTTGCTGCCGCATAA
- the Alas gene encoding 5-aminolevulinate synthase, erythroid-specific, mitochondrial isoform X2: protein MPCPFLTRLSQSYVKNYAPVLLKMYGNQCPVVSRTLNHMANNNVVPEVAENSNAPSKCPFLNEVSGAIKELKQDEVTDVIQGDESKASEVFGYDQFFHQQIMKKKKEHSYRIFKKVNRLAAPGQFPKAIEYSKGEKPITVWCSNDYLGISSHPEVKNEVRIALENYGTGAGGTRNISGNSTLHESLERTLADLHEKEAALLFTSCFVANDTTLFTLAKALPGCHIFSDAGNHASMIQGIKNSGVPKHIFRHNDPQHLEELLQKVDKSVPKIVAFETVHSMTGAVCPLNEICDIAHRYGALTFVDEVHAVGLYGTHGAGIGERDQVMHKMDMISGTLGKAFGNIGGYVAGNALLVDVIRSYGAGFIFTTSLPPTVLAGARKAIEVLASDEGRLLREKHQWNVKYLREILLRTGFPVEHTPSHIIPIKIGDPVRCAAVSDALLREKGHYIQAINYPTVARGQEKLRLAPTPHHTKEMMDLLVKDLKEVWERLELPFTGMQCENECQFCQKPILFDYYESRDRCKIPNCPRIVAAA, encoded by the exons ATGCCCTGTCCATTTCTCACTCGTCTTAGTCAAAGCTATGTTAAAAACTATGCACCTgtgcttttgaaaatgtaTGGAAACCAATGTCCAGTTGTGTCAAGGACCTTGAACCATATGGCTAACAACAATGTAGTACCAG AGGTAGCTGAGAATTCTAATGCACCCTCTAAATGcccatttttaaatgaagtgtCTGGAGCAATTAAAGAATTGAAACAGGATGAAGTGACTGATGTCATACAAGGTGATGAGTCTAAGGCCAGTG AGGTATTTGGCTATGACCAATTTTTCCATcaacaaattatgaaaaagaaGAAGGAACATTCTTAtaggattttcaaaaaagtaaatcgTCTTGCTGCTCCTGGACAATTCCCAAAGGCTATAGAATATTCTAAGGGAGAAAAACCCATTACAGTTTGGTGTTCAAATGATTATTTAGGAATCTCTTCTCATCCTGAAGTAAAGAATGAAGTGAg GATTGCATTAGAAAATTATGGTACTGGGGCTGGGGGCACAAGGAATATTTCGGGCAACTCTACCCTCCATGAAAGTTTAGAACGAACACTGGCTGATCTACATGAAAAAGAAGCAGCTCTTCTTTTTACCTCGTGTTTTGTTGCAAATGACACCACTCTTTTCACTTTGGCCAAAGCATTGCCAGGCTGTCACATCTTTTCAGATGCTGGAAACCATGCCTCAATGATACAAGGAATTAAAAATAGCGGCGTtccaaaacatattttcagaCACAATGATCCTCAGCACCTAGAAGAGTTATTGCAGAAAGTGGACAAAAGTGTACCAAAG ATTGTCGCATTTGAAACCGTGCATTCCATGACAGGAGCTGTGTGTCctttgaatgaaatttgcGATATTGCCCATAGATATGGGGCTCTAACATTTGTAGATGAAGTACATGCAGTGGGTCTGTATGGGACTCATGGAGCTGGTATTGGAGAAAGGGATCAAGTAATGCATAAAATGGACATGATTTCTGGAACCCTTGGCAAAGCTTTTGGAAACATTGGAGGTTATGTTg CTGGCAATGCTCTTTTGGTAGACGTGATCAGAAGTTATGGAGCAGGCTTTATCTTTACAACAAGTTTGCCTCCAACTGTTTTAGCTGGTGCTAGAAAAGCCATTGAAGTTCTGGCTTCGGATGAAGGTCGACTGCTACGCGAAAAACACCAATGGAATGTAAAATATCTCAGGGAAATATTGCTTAGAACCGGATTTCCCGTGGAACACACTCCTAGCCACATTATTCCCATTAAAATTGGAGACCCCGTGAGGTGCGCTGCAGTTAGCGATGCACTTCTAAGGGAAAAAGGGCATTATATCCAAGCCATTAACTATCCTACCGTGGCCAGAGGACAAGAGAAGTTGCGCCTTGCCCCTACTCCACACCACACCAAGGAAATGATGGATTTGTTGGTTAAAGATTTAAAGGAAGTTTGGGAAAGATTGGAACTACCATTTACTGGCATGCAATGTGAAAAC GAATGTCAATTTTGCCAGAAGCCGATTTTATTTGATTACTACGAATCCAGAGATCGATGCAAAATTCCTAACTGTCCTAGGATAGTTGCTGCCGCATAA
- the Alas gene encoding 5-aminolevulinate synthase, erythroid-specific, mitochondrial isoform X3 translates to MASKVSRLNSLASVASYTCKRGLTTNSKMPCPFLTRLSQSYVKNYAPVLLKMYGNQCPVVSRTLNHMANNNVVPEVAENSNAPSKCPFLNEVSGAIKELKQDEVTDVIQGDESKASEVFGYDQFFHQQIMKKKKEHSYRIFKKVNRLAAPGQFPKAIEYSKGEKPITVWCSNDYLGISSHPEVKNEVRIALENYGTGAGGTRNISGNSTLHESLERTLADLHEKEAALLFTSCFVANDTTLFTLAKALPGCHIFSDAGNHASMIQGIKNSGVPKHIFRHNDPQHLEELLQKVDKSVPKIVAFETVHSMTGAVCPLNEICDIAHRYGALTFVDEVHAVGLYGTHGAGIGERDQVMHKMDMISGTLGKAFGNIGGYVAGNALLVDVIRSYGAGFIFTTSLPPTVLAGARKAIEVLASDEGRLLREKHQWNVKYLREILLRTGFPVEHTPSHIIPIKIGDPVRCAAVSDALLREKGHYIQAINYPTVARGQEKLRLAPTPHHTKEMMDLLVKDLKEVWERLELPFTGMQ, encoded by the exons atggcATCTAAG GTGAGCAGATTAAATTCCTTGGCCAGTGTTGCTTCATACACTTGTAAACGAG GACTAACCACCAATTCGAAAATGCCCTGTCCATTTCTCACTCGTCTTAGTCAAAGCTATGTTAAAAACTATGCACCTgtgcttttgaaaatgtaTGGAAACCAATGTCCAGTTGTGTCAAGGACCTTGAACCATATGGCTAACAACAATGTAGTACCAG AGGTAGCTGAGAATTCTAATGCACCCTCTAAATGcccatttttaaatgaagtgtCTGGAGCAATTAAAGAATTGAAACAGGATGAAGTGACTGATGTCATACAAGGTGATGAGTCTAAGGCCAGTG AGGTATTTGGCTATGACCAATTTTTCCATcaacaaattatgaaaaagaaGAAGGAACATTCTTAtaggattttcaaaaaagtaaatcgTCTTGCTGCTCCTGGACAATTCCCAAAGGCTATAGAATATTCTAAGGGAGAAAAACCCATTACAGTTTGGTGTTCAAATGATTATTTAGGAATCTCTTCTCATCCTGAAGTAAAGAATGAAGTGAg GATTGCATTAGAAAATTATGGTACTGGGGCTGGGGGCACAAGGAATATTTCGGGCAACTCTACCCTCCATGAAAGTTTAGAACGAACACTGGCTGATCTACATGAAAAAGAAGCAGCTCTTCTTTTTACCTCGTGTTTTGTTGCAAATGACACCACTCTTTTCACTTTGGCCAAAGCATTGCCAGGCTGTCACATCTTTTCAGATGCTGGAAACCATGCCTCAATGATACAAGGAATTAAAAATAGCGGCGTtccaaaacatattttcagaCACAATGATCCTCAGCACCTAGAAGAGTTATTGCAGAAAGTGGACAAAAGTGTACCAAAG ATTGTCGCATTTGAAACCGTGCATTCCATGACAGGAGCTGTGTGTCctttgaatgaaatttgcGATATTGCCCATAGATATGGGGCTCTAACATTTGTAGATGAAGTACATGCAGTGGGTCTGTATGGGACTCATGGAGCTGGTATTGGAGAAAGGGATCAAGTAATGCATAAAATGGACATGATTTCTGGAACCCTTGGCAAAGCTTTTGGAAACATTGGAGGTTATGTTg CTGGCAATGCTCTTTTGGTAGACGTGATCAGAAGTTATGGAGCAGGCTTTATCTTTACAACAAGTTTGCCTCCAACTGTTTTAGCTGGTGCTAGAAAAGCCATTGAAGTTCTGGCTTCGGATGAAGGTCGACTGCTACGCGAAAAACACCAATGGAATGTAAAATATCTCAGGGAAATATTGCTTAGAACCGGATTTCCCGTGGAACACACTCCTAGCCACATTATTCCCATTAAAATTGGAGACCCCGTGAGGTGCGCTGCAGTTAGCGATGCACTTCTAAGGGAAAAAGGGCATTATATCCAAGCCATTAACTATCCTACCGTGGCCAGAGGACAAGAGAAGTTGCGCCTTGCCCCTACTCCACACCACACCAAGGAAATGATGGATTTGTTGGTTAAAGATTTAAAGGAAGTTTGGGAAAGATTGGAACTACCATTTACTGGCATGCAAT GA
- the MAPk-Ak2 gene encoding MAP kinase-activated protein kinase 2: MYPQPAARSLSPKKTPITNDYEITKQVLGLGINGKVVQCYNRKTREKFALKILVESEKAKREVTLHWRASGCRHIVNIIDVYENKYGSNTCLLVVMECMEGGELFQRIQERPEGAFTEREAAQVMHEICVAVKYLHDINIAHRDLKPENLLYSKSGTYGVLKLTDFGFAKETINKDTLQTPCYTPYYVAPEVLGPEKYDKSCDIWSLGVIMYILLCGFPPFYSNHGLAISPGMKKRIRTGQYTFPLPEWQNVSQAAKDLINGMLNIDPANRLTIDQVMNNSWIAQYTAVPQTPLHTNRMLKEGEEMWPEVQEEMTRSLATMRVDYDQVQMKPLDKSNNSLLNKRRKKVVSPVTSPGKV, translated from the exons ATGTACCCACAGCCTGCTGCTAGATCCCTATCTCCAAAGAAAACCCCTATTACTAATGACTATGAAATTACCAAACAAGTGTTAGGTCTGGGAATTAATGGAAAAGTGGTTCAATGTTATAACAGAAAAACCAGAGAGAAGTTTGCTTTGAAG ATATTAGTGGAAAGTGAGAAAGCAAAAAGAGAAGTGACTTTACATTGGAGGGCCAGTGGCTGTCGCCACAtagtaaatattattgatgTATATGAGAATAAATATGGTAGTAACACATGTTTACTTGTTGTTATGGAATG CATGGAAGGGGGggaattatttcaaagaatCCAAGAGAGACCTGAAGGAGCATTTACCGAAAGAG AAGCTGCACAGGTTATGCATGAAATATGTGTAGCAGTAAAGTATTTACATGATATAAACATAGCTCATCGAGATTTAAAGCCTGAGAATTTGTTATACTCCAAAAGTGGTACTTATGGTGTACTTAAGCTAACTGATTTTGGATTTGCCAAAGAAACCATTAATAAAGATACACTGCAGACACCATGTTACACTCCTTATTATGttg CACCTGAAGTATTGGGACCAGAAAAATATGACAAGAGCTGTGATATTTGGTCATTAGGTGTAATTATGTACATTTT ATTATGTGGATTCCCTCCTTTTTACAGTAACCATGGGCTAGCTATTTCTCCTGGAATGAAAAAGCGTATTCGAACAGGCCAGTATACATTTCCATTACCTGAGTGGCAGAATGTTAGCCAAGCTGCCAAAGATCTCATTAATGGAATGTTGAATATTGACCCTGCAAACAGATTAACTATTGATCAGGTTATGAATAATAGTTGGATAGCG CAATACACTGCAGTCCCACAAACTCCACTGCACACAAATAGGATGCTTAAAGAAGGAGAAGAGATGTGGCCTGAAGTGCAAGAGGAAATGACCAGGTCTTTAGCAACGATGCGCGTGGATTATGACCAGGTTCAAATGAAACCATTggataaatcaaataattcgTTGCTAAACAAACGCCGTAAAAAGGTAGTAAGTCCAGTCACCAGCCCAGGAAAAGTCTAA